In a genomic window of candidate division WOR-3 bacterium:
- a CDS encoding T9SS type A sorting domain-containing protein, producing MIELDSIPYWSNQTAFEKYEIILYDTTLAAEDGNCEFLLQYQTAVRTSSSCVGMQDPTKTIGITCLNDNAYTRGASPWVPGHAVKFTTDAPHMAVGEPASAAALPQRLALLANAPNPFRRATLLRYAVPREMSLSLSVYDRTGRKVTSLFSGLARPGIHTAAWDGRDEAGRRTAQGVYFWRLESEAATLTRKTIKLD from the coding sequence GTGATCGAGCTCGACTCCATCCCCTATTGGTCCAACCAGACCGCGTTCGAGAAGTACGAGATCATCCTATACGATACAACGCTCGCGGCCGAGGACGGCAACTGCGAGTTCCTGCTCCAATACCAGACCGCCGTGCGGACATCGAGCAGCTGCGTGGGCATGCAGGATCCGACCAAGACCATCGGTATCACGTGCCTCAACGACAACGCCTACACGCGCGGCGCCTCGCCCTGGGTGCCGGGCCACGCCGTCAAGTTCACGACGGACGCACCCCACATGGCGGTGGGAGAACCGGCGTCCGCAGCCGCATTGCCGCAACGGCTGGCCCTGCTCGCGAACGCTCCCAACCCGTTCCGGCGTGCGACGCTGCTGCGCTACGCCGTGCCGCGGGAGATGAGCCTGTCGCTCTCGGTCTACGATCGTACCGGGCGCAAGGTCACAAGCCTTTTCTCCGGCCTGGCCCGGCCCGGCATCCACACTGCGGCCTGGGATGGCCGCGACGAGGCAGGTCGCCGCACCGCGCAGGGCGTCTACTTCTGGCGGCTCGAAAGCGAGGCCGCAACCCTCACGCGCAAGACCATCAAGCTGGACTAG